Proteins encoded within one genomic window of Calonectris borealis chromosome 1, bCalBor7.hap1.2, whole genome shotgun sequence:
- the FMC1 gene encoding protein FMC1 homolog has product MAALGSPLRTLRGLLRELRYASGRAGRPYRDTPAYQHIVAAFRAHRVTSEKLCRAQQELHFQAATYLCLLRSVREHAALHQEYHGKGERSPEEVAGLVGFRLPQQPGGKG; this is encoded by the exons ATGGCGGCGCTGGGCTCTCCGCTGCGGACCTTGCGCGGGCTCCTGCGCGAGCTTCGCTACGCcagcggccgggcgggccgcCCCTATCGCGACACGCCCGCCTACCAGCACATCGTCGCGGCCTTCCGCGCCCATCGG GTCACCAGCGAGAAGCTGTGCCGGGCCCAGCAGGAGCTGCACTTCCAGGCTGCCACCTACCTCTGCCTGCTCCGCAGCGTCCGGGAGCACGCGGCCCTGCACCAGGAGTACCACGGCAAAGGGGAGCGCTCGCCTGAGGAGGTGGCCGGCCTGGTGGGCTTCAGGTTGCCTCAGCAGCCGGGAGGGAAGGGTTAA